A genomic region of Klebsiella sp. RIT-PI-d contains the following coding sequences:
- a CDS encoding exoribonuclease II: MLQDNPLLAQLKQQLHSQTPRAEGVVKATEKGFGFLEVDAQKSYFIPPPQMKKVMHGDRVIAVIHSEKDRESAEPEELVEPFLTRFVGKIQKKDDRLSIVPDHPLLKEAIPCRAERGVEHDFQDGDWAVAEMRRHPLKGDRSFYAGLTQFITFGDDHFVPWWVTLARHNLEKEAPAGQAAEIMDEGLERRDLTALDFVTIDSASTEDMDDALFAEELADGKLQLTVAIADPTAWIAQGSKLDDAAKIRAFTNYLPGFNIPMLPRELSDNLCSLRPLEVRPVLACRMIVDQDGTIEDNIAFFAATIESKAKLAYDNVSDWLENNSSSWQPQSESIARQITLLNRICLSRSEWRLKHALVFKDRPDYRFVLGEKGEVLDIVAEPRRIANRIVEESMIAANICAARVLRDKLGFGIYNVHTGFDPANSEQLAALLKTHGIHVDTQDVLTLPGFCKLRRELDAQPTGFLDSRIRRFQSYAEISVEPGPHFGLGLDAYATWTSPIRKYGDMINHRLLKAVIKGESIERPQADVTIQMAERRRLNRMAERDVGDWLYARFLKDKAGTDTRFAAEIVDISRGGMRVRLVDNGAVAFIPAPFLHAVRDELVCSQETGTVQIKGEVVFKVTDVIDVTIAEVRLETRSVIARPVV, from the coding sequence ATGCTTCAGGATAACCCGCTGCTTGCGCAGCTTAAACAGCAACTACATTCACAGACCCCGCGTGCTGAAGGGGTCGTTAAAGCCACGGAAAAAGGCTTTGGCTTCCTCGAAGTCGATGCGCAAAAAAGCTACTTTATTCCGCCGCCGCAGATGAAAAAAGTGATGCACGGTGACCGCGTTATTGCCGTGATCCACAGTGAAAAAGATCGTGAAAGCGCGGAGCCGGAGGAGCTTGTCGAGCCCTTTCTGACCCGTTTCGTCGGCAAGATTCAGAAGAAAGACGATCGTCTTTCTATTGTCCCTGACCATCCTTTACTAAAAGAGGCAATCCCCTGCCGCGCTGAGCGTGGCGTGGAGCATGATTTTCAAGACGGCGACTGGGCCGTGGCCGAGATGCGCCGTCATCCGCTGAAAGGCGACCGCAGCTTTTATGCCGGGTTGACACAGTTTATCACCTTTGGTGATGATCACTTTGTACCGTGGTGGGTGACGCTGGCGCGCCATAATCTGGAAAAAGAAGCGCCGGCAGGTCAGGCTGCTGAAATTATGGATGAAGGCCTTGAGCGTCGCGACTTAACCGCGCTGGACTTTGTGACTATCGATAGTGCCAGTACCGAAGATATGGACGATGCACTATTTGCTGAAGAGCTGGCCGACGGCAAACTGCAGTTGACCGTCGCCATTGCCGATCCCACCGCGTGGATCGCTCAGGGCAGTAAACTGGATGACGCAGCGAAAATTCGCGCTTTCACCAATTATCTGCCGGGCTTTAATATCCCGATGCTACCGCGTGAGCTGTCTGACAACCTGTGTTCACTACGCCCGCTGGAAGTTCGTCCCGTGCTGGCCTGCCGCATGATTGTTGACCAGGACGGCACAATCGAAGATAACATTGCGTTTTTCGCCGCAACCATCGAGTCCAAAGCGAAGCTGGCCTACGACAATGTGTCCGACTGGCTGGAAAATAACAGCAGCAGCTGGCAGCCGCAAAGCGAAAGCATTGCCCGCCAAATTACCCTGTTAAACCGAATCTGCCTGAGCCGCAGCGAGTGGCGTCTTAAACATGCGCTGGTGTTTAAAGATCGCCCCGATTACCGTTTTGTGCTGGGCGAAAAAGGCGAAGTGCTGGATATCGTTGCCGAACCGCGCCGTATTGCCAATCGAATTGTCGAAGAGTCGATGATTGCAGCCAATATCTGTGCGGCTCGCGTGCTGCGCGATAAACTTGGCTTTGGAATTTACAACGTCCATACCGGTTTCGATCCGGCTAACAGTGAGCAGCTTGCTGCCCTGCTTAAAACGCACGGTATCCATGTCGATACACAGGACGTGCTGACGCTGCCTGGCTTCTGCAAGTTACGTCGCGAACTGGACGCGCAGCCGACGGGCTTCCTCGACAGCCGTATTCGTCGCTTCCAGTCATATGCAGAAATTAGTGTTGAACCCGGCCCACATTTCGGTCTGGGGCTTGATGCTTACGCGACATGGACCTCACCGATTCGTAAATATGGCGATATGATTAATCATCGCCTGTTAAAAGCGGTAATTAAAGGTGAATCTATTGAGCGTCCGCAGGCCGATGTAACAATCCAGATGGCCGAACGTCGTCGTCTGAACCGTATGGCAGAACGTGATGTAGGCGACTGGCTGTATGCCCGCTTTCTGAAAGATAAAGCCGGAACGGATACTCGCTTTGCAGCGGAGATCGTCGACATCAGCCGCGGCGGTATGCGCGTTCGTCTGGTCGACAACGGTGCCGTTGCATTTATTCCAGCGCCTTTCCTGCACGCCGTTCGCGATGAACTGGTCTGTAGTCAGGAAACGGGTACCGTACAAATCAAAGGTGAGGTCGTCTTTAAAGTGACTGACGTTATTGATGTCACCATTGCTGAAGTGCGTCTGGAAACCCGCAGCGTTATCGCTCGTCCCGTCGTCTAA
- a CDS encoding carboxymuconolactone decarboxylase family protein, translating into MEQRRVSGKSHWYHETQSSTCPADVLPLVPEAAHVEDRFLLGLSLPEPLLTSCDAWIAPARELAALFFPHHVALTRLLTFSPYDRLSTALTVAQVYGVQRLCNHYAARLAPLPGPDSSRESNHRLAQITQYARQLASSPSVITSQAVRQLEQVGLTTHDIVLITQIIGYVGFQARVIATFQALLAQPVRWLPGMPVQDDAPATHFATPNARWRLILQGIELHHTCAEQTDVLEKWQTLSPLEGLLPLLVYDCRTLDATARLITRLPPAPFSGLTALIGARINGSAHCFNAAIDANDDLAEIRTQSLDTLRSWEHNHPAGHAVIQAVQLLTRAPDHFSAAHFTPLIEHGLSVEQAVNLLAGSGLCGWLNRLRIALGEMA; encoded by the coding sequence ATGGAGCAACGCCGCGTTTCTGGCAAAAGCCACTGGTATCATGAGACGCAGTCCAGTACCTGTCCGGCAGACGTCCTGCCGCTCGTCCCGGAAGCGGCCCACGTTGAGGATCGCTTCCTGCTTGGATTATCCCTTCCCGAGCCGCTGCTGACGTCCTGTGACGCCTGGATTGCCCCGGCAAGAGAGCTTGCTGCCCTCTTTTTCCCGCACCATGTGGCGCTAACCCGTCTGCTCACATTCAGTCCGTACGATCGTCTGAGCACGGCGCTGACCGTTGCACAGGTGTATGGCGTGCAGCGGTTATGCAATCATTATGCAGCGCGCCTCGCGCCACTTCCGGGTCCCGATTCTTCTCGTGAAAGTAATCATCGGCTGGCACAAATCACCCAGTATGCGCGACAGCTTGCCAGCTCTCCATCCGTCATAACGTCTCAAGCCGTACGGCAACTGGAACAAGTGGGGCTGACCACACACGACATCGTATTAATCACTCAAATTATTGGTTATGTCGGCTTTCAGGCCCGGGTAATCGCTACTTTTCAGGCCCTGCTGGCCCAGCCTGTTCGCTGGCTACCGGGTATGCCGGTACAGGATGATGCCCCGGCCACGCATTTTGCCACCCCGAATGCGCGATGGCGGTTGATTCTTCAGGGTATCGAATTACATCACACTTGCGCAGAGCAGACTGACGTTCTGGAAAAATGGCAGACGCTGTCGCCGCTTGAGGGATTGTTACCGCTTCTGGTGTACGATTGTCGTACGCTCGATGCCACCGCCAGGCTGATTACTCGTCTTCCTCCTGCGCCGTTTTCTGGCCTGACGGCACTCATTGGGGCGCGCATTAACGGTAGCGCCCACTGTTTTAATGCCGCAATTGATGCTAACGACGACCTGGCGGAAATTCGCACGCAGTCACTTGATACGTTACGGTCATGGGAACATAACCACCCCGCCGGACACGCCGTGATTCAGGCGGTACAGCTTCTTACCCGCGCGCCCGACCATTTCAGTGCCGCTCACTTTACCCCTCTTATTGAGCACGGGCTGTCCGTTGAACAGGCGGTTAACCTGCTTGCAGGCAGTGGGTTGTGCGGCTGGCTGAACCGATTAAGAATTGCCCTGGGGGAAATGGCCTGA
- the sapF gene encoding peptide ABC transporter ATP-binding protein SapF → MVETLLEVRNLSKVFRYRTGWFHRQTVAAVKPLSFTLREKQTLAIIGENGSGKSTLAKMLAGMVEPTTGEVLIDDHPLHYGDYSFRSQRIRMIFQDPSTSLNPRQRISQILDFPLRLNTDLQPEERRRQIIETMRMVGLLPDHVSYYPHMLAPGQKQRLGLARALILRPKVIIADEALASLDMSMRSQLINLMLELQEKQGISYIYVTQHLGMMKHISDQVLVMHQGEVVERGSTADVLAAPLHDLTRRLIAGHFGEALTADAWRKDR, encoded by the coding sequence ATGGTCGAGACCCTGCTGGAAGTGCGTAATTTAAGTAAAGTTTTTCGCTATCGTACCGGCTGGTTTCACCGCCAGACGGTGGCAGCGGTAAAGCCATTGAGCTTCACCCTGCGCGAGAAACAGACGCTGGCGATCATCGGTGAGAATGGCTCCGGCAAGTCGACGCTGGCAAAAATGCTGGCGGGCATGGTGGAACCGACTACCGGTGAAGTGTTAATCGACGATCATCCCCTGCACTATGGCGACTACTCTTTTCGCAGCCAGCGTATTCGTATGATTTTTCAGGACCCGTCAACGTCGCTAAATCCGCGCCAGCGTATTTCACAGATCCTCGATTTTCCGCTGCGCCTTAATACGGATTTACAGCCTGAAGAGCGCCGCAGGCAAATTATTGAAACCATGAGAATGGTAGGCCTGCTGCCCGATCACGTTAGTTATTATCCGCATATGCTGGCACCCGGGCAAAAGCAGCGTCTGGGGCTGGCGCGTGCGCTGATTTTACGCCCTAAAGTGATTATTGCTGACGAGGCATTGGCCTCGCTGGATATGTCGATGCGTTCTCAGCTCATCAATCTGATGCTGGAGTTACAGGAAAAACAGGGTATCTCTTATATCTATGTAACTCAGCATTTAGGCATGATGAAACATATCAGCGATCAGGTTCTGGTGATGCATCAGGGGGAAGTGGTCGAGCGTGGCAGCACTGCCGACGTTCTTGCCGCCCCGCTACACGATCTTACCCGACGTCTGATTGCCGGACATTTTGGTGAGGCGCTGACGGCGGATGCCTGGCGTAAAGACCGTTGA
- the osmB gene encoding osmotically-inducible lipoprotein OsmB — MNLTSKKVAAAVLAVTLAVSLSACSNWSKRDRNTALGAGAGALGGAVLSDGSTLGTLGGAAVGGVIGHQVSK; from the coding sequence ATGAACTTAACAAGTAAAAAAGTCGCCGCTGCGGTTCTGGCCGTCACTCTGGCTGTTTCATTGAGCGCCTGCTCAAACTGGTCTAAACGCGATCGTAATACCGCTCTGGGTGCCGGCGCGGGTGCACTCGGCGGTGCAGTCTTATCCGACGGTAGCACGCTGGGTACGCTGGGTGGTGCGGCAGTGGGTGGTGTTATTGGCCATCAGGTCAGCAAGTAA
- the lapB gene encoding lipopolysaccharide assembly protein LapB, with product MLELLFLLLPVAAAYGWYMGRRSAQQSKQDDANRLSRDYVTGVNFLLSNQQDKAVDLFLDMLKEDTGTVEAHLTLGNLFRSRGEVDRAIRIHQTLMESASLTYDQRLLAVQQLGRDYMAAGMYDRAEDMFSQLVDETDFRISALQQLLQIAQATSDWQKAIDVAERLVKLGKEKHRGEIAHFYCELALQQMANDDMDKAMSLLKKGASADRSSARISIMMGRVLMAKGDYAKAVESLLRVIDQDKELVSETLEMLQTCYQQLGKEDEWAEFLRRCVEENVGATAELMLADIVEQRDGQESAQIYVTRHLQQRPTMRVFHKLMDYHLNEAEEGRAKESLMVLRDMVGEQVRSKPRFRCQKCGFTAYSLYWHCPSCRAWSTVKPIRGLDGQ from the coding sequence ATGCTGGAGTTGTTATTTCTGCTTTTACCTGTTGCGGCTGCCTATGGGTGGTACATGGGGCGCAGAAGTGCACAACAGTCCAAACAGGACGATGCTAATCGCCTGTCACGTGACTACGTGACCGGGGTCAACTTCCTGTTAAGCAATCAGCAGGATAAAGCCGTCGATCTGTTCCTCGATATGCTGAAAGAAGACACCGGTACCGTTGAGGCTCATCTCACCCTGGGGAATCTGTTTCGCTCCCGGGGCGAGGTCGACCGGGCTATTCGCATTCACCAGACCTTAATGGAAAGCGCGTCATTGACCTACGATCAGCGCTTACTGGCCGTGCAGCAGCTTGGGCGCGATTACATGGCCGCAGGGATGTATGACCGGGCTGAGGATATGTTTAGCCAGCTGGTCGATGAAACTGACTTTCGCATCAGCGCACTGCAACAGCTATTGCAAATTGCCCAGGCCACCAGTGACTGGCAAAAAGCTATCGACGTCGCTGAACGTCTGGTTAAGCTTGGTAAAGAGAAACACCGTGGCGAAATTGCCCATTTCTACTGCGAGCTGGCGCTACAGCAGATGGCAAATGATGATATGGATAAAGCCATGTCATTGCTGAAAAAAGGTGCCTCAGCCGATCGCAGTAGCGCACGCATCTCCATCATGATGGGGCGCGTGCTAATGGCGAAAGGCGATTACGCTAAAGCGGTTGAAAGCCTGCTGCGGGTGATTGACCAGGATAAAGAGCTGGTGAGTGAAACGCTGGAGATGCTGCAAACCTGTTATCAGCAGCTGGGTAAAGAAGATGAATGGGCGGAGTTTTTGCGCCGCTGTGTAGAAGAAAACGTCGGTGCAACGGCAGAACTGATGCTGGCGGATATCGTCGAGCAGCGTGATGGCCAGGAGAGTGCCCAAATTTATGTCACGCGCCACCTGCAGCAGCGTCCAACAATGCGCGTTTTTCATAAGCTGATGGACTACCATCTTAATGAAGCGGAAGAGGGGCGGGCTAAAGAGAGTCTGATGGTGCTGCGCGACATGGTCGGCGAGCAGGTACGCAGCAAGCCGCGCTTCCGCTGTCAAAAATGTGGTTTTACCGCCTACTCCCTCTACTGGCACTGTCCATCCTGCCGCGCCTGGTCGACGGTGAAACCTATTCGCGGACTTGACGGGCAATAA
- the pyrF gene encoding orotidine-5'-phosphate decarboxylase, producing the protein MTSSALSSSRSATLSPVVVALDYDNRDSALAFVDRIDPQDCRLKVGKEMFTRYGPQLIRDLHQRGFDVFLDLKFHDIPNTTARAVATAADLGVWMVNVHATGGARMMNAAREALVSFGNDAPLLIAVTVLTSMEGSDLADLGVMSTPADYAAKLARLTQQCGLDGVVCSAQEAVRFKQELGQSFKLITPGIRPAGSDAGDQRRIMTPQEAQTAGVDYMVIGRPVTQSADPLRTLRTINASLHTEAR; encoded by the coding sequence ATGACGTCTTCAGCTCTCTCTTCTTCACGCTCCGCCACGCTTTCTCCGGTAGTTGTGGCTCTCGATTACGATAACCGTGACAGTGCGCTGGCATTTGTTGACCGGATTGATCCGCAAGATTGCCGTCTTAAGGTGGGTAAAGAAATGTTTACCCGCTATGGACCCCAGCTCATCCGCGATCTTCATCAACGTGGTTTTGACGTCTTCCTCGATCTGAAATTTCACGATATTCCTAATACCACTGCACGTGCAGTCGCCACCGCGGCCGATCTCGGCGTGTGGATGGTCAATGTCCATGCAACCGGCGGAGCACGAATGATGAACGCGGCGCGAGAGGCGCTGGTTTCCTTTGGCAACGATGCGCCGCTGCTCATTGCCGTAACCGTACTCACCAGTATGGAAGGCAGCGATCTTGCAGATTTAGGCGTTATGTCAACGCCAGCAGATTATGCGGCAAAACTGGCTCGTCTGACCCAGCAATGTGGGCTTGATGGGGTAGTCTGTTCAGCACAAGAAGCCGTGCGCTTTAAGCAAGAACTAGGGCAGTCTTTCAAATTGATTACCCCAGGTATTCGTCCGGCGGGAAGCGATGCCGGCGACCAGCGACGGATCATGACGCCGCAAGAGGCGCAGACAGCAGGAGTGGATTATATGGTTATCGGTCGCCCTGTCACGCAGTCTGCCGATCCATTACGGACATTACGTACTATCAACGCATCGCTGCATACGGAGGCCCGATGA
- the sapD gene encoding putrescine export ABC transporter ATP-binding protein SapD, with product MPLLDIRNLTIEFNTSEGWVKAVDRVSMTLAEGEIRGLVGESGSGKSLIAKAICGVTKDNWRITADRMRFDDIDLLRLSVRERRKLVGHNVSMIFQEPQSCLDPSARIGNQLMQNIPRWTFKGRWWQRIGWRKQRAIELLHRVGIRDHKDVLRSFPYQLTEGECQKVMIAIALANQPRLLIADEPTNAMEPTTQAQIFRLLSRLNQNNNTTILLISHDLQMLSKWADKINVMYCGQTVETALSEELVATPHHPYTQALIRAIPDFGSSMPHKSRLNTMPGAIPLLEHLPMGCRLGPRCPYAQRKCIETPRLTGAKNHLYACHFPLNMERE from the coding sequence ATGCCGTTACTGGATATCCGCAATCTGACCATTGAATTTAATACCAGTGAAGGATGGGTGAAGGCCGTAGACCGCGTTAGCATGACGCTGGCCGAAGGTGAGATCCGCGGACTGGTGGGTGAATCCGGCTCCGGAAAAAGTCTGATCGCCAAGGCTATCTGCGGGGTGACGAAAGATAACTGGCGGATCACCGCTGACCGCATGCGTTTTGATGACATTGACCTGCTGAGACTTTCGGTACGTGAACGGCGTAAACTGGTCGGTCATAATGTGTCGATGATTTTTCAGGAGCCGCAATCCTGTCTTGATCCGTCAGCGCGCATTGGCAACCAGCTGATGCAGAATATCCCGCGCTGGACCTTTAAAGGTCGCTGGTGGCAACGCATCGGCTGGCGCAAGCAGCGCGCTATTGAACTGCTGCACCGGGTCGGTATCCGGGATCACAAAGATGTGCTGCGCAGCTTCCCTTATCAGCTTACCGAGGGGGAATGCCAGAAAGTGATGATCGCCATCGCCCTTGCGAATCAACCGCGTTTGCTCATTGCCGATGAACCAACCAATGCTATGGAGCCGACCACGCAAGCGCAAATTTTTCGTCTGCTGAGTCGCCTCAATCAGAATAACAACACCACTATTCTGCTCATCAGTCACGATCTACAAATGCTGAGTAAATGGGCGGATAAAATTAACGTTATGTACTGCGGACAAACCGTCGAAACCGCGCTGAGCGAAGAGTTGGTGGCGACGCCTCATCACCCCTATACGCAGGCTCTTATCCGTGCGATCCCGGATTTTGGCAGTTCGATGCCGCATAAAAGCCGCCTTAATACGATGCCCGGCGCAATCCCGCTGCTGGAACATTTGCCGATGGGTTGTCGCCTGGGACCACGCTGTCCTTATGCCCAGCGTAAATGCATTGAAACGCCTCGTCTGACAGGGGCTAAAAACCATCTGTACGCCTGTCATTTCCCACTGAACATGGAGAGAGAGTGA
- the fabI gene encoding enoyl-ACP reductase FabI yields MGFLTGKRILITGVASKLSIAYGIAQAMHREGAELAFTYQNDKLKGRVEGFAADLGSSIVLPCDVAEDESITALFDELAKSWPKFDGFVHSIGFAPGDQLDGDYVNAVTREGFKIAHDISAYSFVALAKACREMLNPDSALLTLSYLGAERAIPNYNVMGLAKASLEANVRYMANAMGPEGVRVNAISAGPIRTLAASGIKDFRKMLAHCEAVTPIRRTVTIEDVGNSAAFLCSNLSAGISGEVVHVDGGFSIAAMNELELK; encoded by the coding sequence ATGGGATTTCTTACCGGTAAGCGCATTCTGATCACTGGCGTCGCCAGTAAACTCTCCATTGCCTACGGTATCGCACAGGCTATGCATCGTGAAGGGGCTGAACTGGCGTTCACCTACCAGAACGATAAACTGAAAGGCCGTGTGGAAGGTTTTGCCGCTGACCTGGGTTCCAGCATTGTGCTGCCGTGTGACGTAGCTGAAGATGAAAGCATCACCGCGTTGTTCGACGAACTGGCAAAAAGCTGGCCTAAATTCGATGGTTTTGTTCACTCCATCGGTTTCGCGCCGGGCGATCAGCTGGACGGCGACTATGTCAACGCGGTAACCCGTGAAGGCTTTAAAATTGCTCATGACATCAGCGCCTACAGCTTTGTTGCGCTGGCAAAAGCCTGCCGTGAAATGCTAAACCCGGATTCTGCGCTGCTGACCCTGTCTTATCTGGGTGCCGAGCGCGCCATTCCTAACTATAACGTTATGGGTCTGGCCAAAGCATCTCTGGAAGCCAACGTTCGCTACATGGCGAATGCAATGGGTCCGGAAGGGGTACGTGTTAACGCCATTTCTGCCGGCCCAATCCGCACCCTGGCCGCTTCAGGCATTAAAGATTTCCGCAAAATGCTGGCGCATTGCGAAGCAGTGACCCCGATCCGCCGCACGGTGACCATTGAAGATGTGGGCAATTCTGCCGCGTTCCTGTGCTCTAACCTCTCTGCCGGTATCTCTGGTGAAGTGGTTCACGTTGACGGCGGCTTCAGCATCGCTGCAATGAACGAGCTGGAACTGAAATAA
- the pdeR gene encoding cyclic di-GMP phosphodiesterase, translating to MKNQPEHNLLSRFTGSPSPRWRFKANTNTLYLTANENSSLTQVITLTADQAARIRELSVITSSLKITLNIYNSEVPVHLVGRKVSADEWAGTSSAWNDTSSVARDLAQSLSFAEQVVSEANSVIVILDRHGNIQRFNRLSEEYAGKKEHEVIGQSIFNLFMTPGEANASREYINDFFNNGSSYEVERWINTRKGQRLFLFRNKFVHSGSGKNEIFLICSGTDITEERRAQEHLRVLANTDSVTGLPNRNAIQELIAEAIDLRGETQVGIVYLDLDNFKKINDAYGHMFGDRLLQAVSLAILSCLEEGQLLARLGGDEFIVLATSTSQAALEAMSSRILHQLQQPFRIGLIEVYTSCSLGIAIAPQHGEDRENVIRNADTAMYTAKESGRGKFCVFAPEMNQRVFEYLWLDTNLRKALDNLQLQIHYQPKIDWDGEVHSLEALVRWQSPERGLIPPQEFIAYAEESGLIVPLGRWVMVEVVRQLAVWRDKGLDLRVAVNVSARQLADQTIFSDLTQALKEFHFDDCPVDVELTESCLIENAEQAHSVIQQFSQLGAQIHLDDFGTGYSSLSKLAHFPINAIKLDKSFVRDVHKQAISQSLVRAIIAFAQALQLRVIAEGVETKKEDIFLTRNGVNERQGFLFAKPMPADDFEKWYREYQTKTVH from the coding sequence ATGAAAAACCAGCCTGAGCATAATCTACTCTCTCGTTTTACCGGCAGCCCCAGCCCACGCTGGCGCTTTAAAGCTAACACCAATACCCTGTATCTGACAGCCAATGAAAATTCGTCCCTGACTCAGGTCATTACGCTTACAGCTGACCAGGCGGCGCGCATTCGCGAACTCAGTGTTATTACCTCCAGTCTTAAGATAACCCTTAATATTTATAATTCTGAGGTTCCTGTTCACCTGGTGGGCCGAAAAGTCAGCGCTGATGAATGGGCCGGAACCTCATCGGCATGGAATGACACATCTTCCGTAGCCCGCGATCTCGCGCAAAGCCTCTCTTTTGCTGAACAGGTTGTCTCAGAGGCGAACTCGGTGATTGTTATTCTTGACCGCCACGGGAATATTCAGCGTTTCAATCGGCTAAGCGAAGAATATGCAGGTAAGAAAGAGCATGAGGTTATTGGTCAAAGTATATTTAATCTGTTTATGACGCCGGGTGAGGCCAACGCGTCAAGAGAATATATTAATGATTTCTTTAATAACGGCAGCTCTTATGAGGTTGAACGCTGGATAAACACCCGCAAAGGACAGCGCTTGTTTCTTTTTCGCAATAAATTTGTCCACAGCGGCAGCGGAAAAAATGAAATTTTTCTTATTTGTTCAGGTACGGATATTACGGAGGAAAGGCGTGCGCAGGAGCACTTACGCGTGCTGGCAAATACCGATAGTGTGACCGGATTACCTAACCGCAATGCTATTCAGGAGTTGATCGCCGAAGCTATTGATCTGCGGGGTGAAACGCAGGTCGGTATTGTTTACCTGGATCTTGATAACTTCAAAAAAATTAACGATGCCTACGGACATATGTTTGGCGATCGATTATTGCAGGCGGTGTCGCTGGCTATTTTGAGCTGTCTTGAGGAAGGTCAGCTGCTGGCGCGTCTCGGTGGCGATGAGTTTATTGTGCTCGCAACCAGTACGTCACAGGCGGCACTTGAAGCAATGTCATCGCGCATTCTGCATCAGCTACAGCAGCCCTTTCGTATCGGCCTTATTGAGGTCTATACCAGCTGCTCTTTAGGTATTGCGATTGCGCCTCAGCACGGAGAAGATCGTGAAAATGTGATTCGAAATGCCGATACCGCAATGTATACCGCCAAAGAAAGTGGCCGGGGCAAATTTTGTGTATTCGCACCTGAGATGAATCAGCGCGTATTTGAGTATTTATGGCTGGATACGAATTTGCGTAAGGCACTGGATAATTTACAGTTGCAAATACACTACCAGCCCAAAATCGACTGGGATGGTGAAGTACACAGTCTTGAAGCGCTGGTTCGCTGGCAGTCGCCTGAACGCGGATTGATCCCGCCGCAAGAGTTTATTGCCTACGCTGAAGAGTCAGGACTGATTGTGCCTCTGGGGCGCTGGGTCATGGTGGAGGTAGTGCGTCAGCTGGCGGTATGGCGGGATAAAGGCCTGGATCTGCGCGTGGCGGTCAATGTTTCTGCCCGACAGCTGGCAGATCAGACGATTTTTAGCGATCTTACTCAGGCGCTAAAGGAATTTCATTTTGATGATTGCCCTGTCGATGTGGAGCTTACTGAAAGCTGTTTAATTGAAAATGCTGAACAGGCCCATTCCGTCATTCAGCAGTTCAGCCAGCTGGGCGCGCAAATCCATCTTGATGATTTTGGTACCGGCTACTCCTCTCTCTCCAAGCTGGCGCATTTTCCCATAAACGCCATTAAGCTGGATAAAAGTTTTGTTCGTGACGTGCATAAGCAAGCCATTTCACAATCTCTTGTCAGGGCCATTATTGCTTTTGCCCAGGCACTCCAGTTGCGGGTTATTGCTGAAGGTGTCGAAACAAAGAAAGAAGATATCTTTCTTACCCGCAATGGCGTTAATGAAAGGCAGGGTTTTTTGTTTGCTAAGCCGATGCCAGCCGATGATTTTGAAAAATGGTATCGCGAGTATCAGACAAAAACTGTCCATTGA
- the yciH gene encoding stress response translation initiation inhibitor YciH has protein sequence MNDSDNSRLVYSTDSGRIHEPVVAPQRPKGDGIVRIQRQTSGRKGKGVCLITGIDADDATLNKLAAELKKKCGCGGALKDGIIEIQGDKRELIKSLLEAKGMKVKLAGG, from the coding sequence ATGAACGACTCTGATAATTCACGTTTAGTTTATTCTACTGACTCAGGCCGTATCCACGAACCTGTGGTTGCTCCCCAGCGGCCGAAAGGAGACGGTATTGTACGTATCCAGCGTCAGACCAGTGGCCGTAAAGGGAAGGGGGTATGCTTAATTACCGGTATTGATGCAGATGATGCAACCCTGAATAAACTGGCCGCAGAGCTTAAGAAAAAATGCGGCTGCGGTGGCGCGCTTAAAGACGGCATAATCGAGATTCAGGGCGATAAGCGGGAGCTGATTAAGTCACTTCTGGAAGCAAAAGGCATGAAAGTTAAGCTGGCTGGCGGTTAA